The Sporosarcina sp. Te-1 DNA window GTCCTAGTGATTACGGATAAGGGTATTGGGATTCCTGAACAGGATCTTGCTTTTATCTTTGAAAAGCTTTATCGCGTGGAAAAATCTCGTTCACGATCCTTTGGTGGATCCGGAATTGGTCTGTCTGTCGTCAAGGAACTTGTCGATGCTCATGGAGGTTCCATTGAAGTAGCCAGTCAGCTGGGTAAGGGCAGTACGTTTACAGTCACTCTATAATGGTCAGGAGCCGATAGGAGCACGAGTGGGCTAACATGCAGAAGGGAGGTCTCGTGATGCAAACAATCTTGTTGGTCGATGATGAACAGAGAATGCTGGACCTCATTGAGCTGTTCCTTCTGCCACACGGCTATAGATGCATCAAAGCGAATAGTGGGGAGAAGGCATTGGAACTGTTGGACAAAGAAATAGTCAGTCTTGTTCTTTTGGATGTGATGATGCCGAAAATGGATGGATGGGATGTGTGTCAAAAAATCCGTAAAACTTCTGATATCCCGATTATCATGTTGACTGCACGATCGGATAAATTGGATTTAGTGAAAGGCCTGGAAACAGGTGCGGATGATTATATTACCAAACCTTTTGACGACCGGGAGCTGGTTGCCAGAATTCGGGCTATGTTGCGTCGCTTGCCGGCTTCAGAGGTGGAATCGGAAGTGATTGTGGAAGGCGGATTCAGGTTGGACAAAGAAACGTATGCGCTTCATTATGCTGATTTGCGGGTTCAATTGACACTCAAAGAATTTTTTATCATTGAAACGTTGCTTTCACGTCCAAAGAAGACATTCACAAGAGAAGAGTTATTGCAAGCAGCCTGGGACTATAATACATACACAGATATTCGGACGGTGGACTC harbors:
- a CDS encoding response regulator transcription factor, with the translated sequence MQTILLVDDEQRMLDLIELFLLPHGYRCIKANSGEKALELLDKEIVSLVLLDVMMPKMDGWDVCQKIRKTSDIPIIMLTARSDKLDLVKGLETGADDYITKPFDDRELVARIRAMLRRLPASEVESEVIVEGGFRLDKETYALHYADLRVQLTLKEFFIIETLLSRPKKTFTREELLQAAWDYNTYTDIRTVDSHIRNLRDKLKSAGFPIEEFIKTVWGIGYKWR